The stretch of DNA GATCGAAGAAACCAATCGCCATGCCGTCAAAGATCTTCTACAAGAAAGTCTCAATCACGAGCAGCAAGCGCTTAACATGTATAAAAAGCTGCTGGGTGTGGTCGAAAATGCCAGCATTTATTTAGAAGAATATTCCCGCACCAAAATCGGCCAGGAAGAAATGCACAACCTGGAAATTAAGAAGATGCTGCGTGACTTTAGCTGAAGTACTTTGCGTGAGCGGAAGCAGCGGAGCAGAGCGGTAGCCCTACTACACGCATTCTTCCCACTCTTACTCATACCCTCCCAATCTCCCTTGCACTAATCTATTTATCCTTCTAAACATGCTCTTAAACACCGCAGACCAAATCGCTTTGACTGCTCGGAAGCTGACCTTAGCCTATGACGGCAATGTGATTATTCAAGGGCTAGAATTGGCAATTCCTAAGGGTCAAATCACGACACTGGTGGGGTCAAACGGCTGCGGTAAGTCTACGCTGCTGCGGGGCATGGCGCGGTTGCTAAAGCCGCAGGGAGGAACGGTTTATCTAGAAGGGGATGCGATCGCACATTTGCCCACCAAAGAACTAGCCAAGCGACTAGGCATCCTGCCCCAAAGTCCATCTGCACCAGAAGGATTAACGGTACGAGAACTAGTAGCGCAGGGTCGCTATCCCCACCAGAACTGGCTGCAACAGTGGTCGCGGGAAGATGAGCTGAAGTTGGAAGGTGCGATCTCAACCACTCACTTGGAAAAGTTTGCCAATCG from Rubidibacter lacunae KORDI 51-2 encodes:
- a CDS encoding ABC transporter ATP-binding protein; the encoded protein is MLLNTADQIALTARKLTLAYDGNVIIQGLELAIPKGQITTLVGSNGCGKSTLLRGMARLLKPQGGTVYLEGDAIAHLPTKELAKRLGILPQSPSAPEGLTVRELVAQGRYPHQNWLQQWSREDELKLEGAISTTHLEKFANRPLDTLSGGQRQRAWIAMALAQDTETLLLDEPTTYLDLAHQIEVLDLLYHLNRDAGRTIVMVLHDLNMACRYSHHLAALQNGAVLAQGRPAEVVTESLVQQVFGLHSRIIPDPISGTPLCVPISQFIEG